In Cheilinus undulatus linkage group 16, ASM1832078v1, whole genome shotgun sequence, one DNA window encodes the following:
- the lrrc3b gene encoding leucine-rich repeat-containing protein 3B, which yields MTLLDLWLSRSIPMCLLLQSLVLMALCFPSASMCPKGCMCHRDPHLHGLNVSCSQSRLKEIPPSLPVDTVLLRLDHNQIGAVPDQAFHGLRLLRELNLSYNAVETLGEGAFSGIEATLQVLDLSHNRITNVHKDAFARLKARVIVDDNPWHCDCALQQAIGGMAHNHEAAARVLCRSSELRDQEGRPFLAVDTDLCNLAKRTTDYAMLVTMFGWFAMVISYVVYYVRQNQEDARRHLEYLKSLPSKPKKPDEADDISTVV from the coding sequence ATGACTCTGCTGGACTTGTGGCTGTCGCgctccatccccatgtgcctgCTCCTCCAGAGCCTTGTCCTCATGGCCCTGTGCTTCCCCTCGGCCAGCATGTGTCCAAAGGGCTGCATGTGCCATCGCGACCCCCACCTCCATGGCCTGAACGTTTCCTGCAGTCAGTCCCGCCTCAAAGAAATCCCCCCCAGCCTCCCAGTCGACACTGTATTGCTGAGGCTGGACCACAACCAGATTGGCGCTGTGCCGGATCAAgccttccatggactcagactTTTGAGGGAGCTCAACCTTTCTTACAATGCAGTGGAGACTTTAGGGGAAGGTGCCTTCAGTGGCATAGAGGCGACACTACAGGTATTGGACCTCTCCCACAACCGCATCACTAATGTACACAAGGATGCCTTTGCTAGGCTCAAAGCTCGCGTCATAGTGGATGATAACCCCTGGCATTGTGACTGCGCTCTTCAGCAGGCCATCGGAGGTATGGCGCACAACCACGAGGCTGCAGCCCGGGTCCTGTGCAGGAGCTCGGAGCTAAGGGACCAGGAGGGACGACCTTTCTTGGCCGTGGACACCGACCTTTGTAACCTGGCCAAAAGGACCACAGACTACGCAATGCTGGTGACCATGTTTGGCTGGTTTGCCATGGTCATTTCATACGTGGTGTATTATGTCCGTCAGAACCAGGAGGACGCCCGACGCCACCTGGAGTACCTCAAGTCTCTCCCCAGCAAGCCCAAGAAACCAGATGAGGCTGACGACATAAGCactgttgtctga